A stretch of Actinomycetota bacterium DNA encodes these proteins:
- a CDS encoding glutamate-5-semialdehyde dehydrogenase has product MGLIEEMGARAKAASRELCLMDADTKNRALEEMARALLARSGDILTANREDLEAGRESGMSEALVDRLTLTEKRIEDMARGLREVAALTDPVGEVIDGWRLPNGLEIRKVRVPLGVVGIIYEARPNVTVDAAGLCVKSGNAVILRGSSSAIRSNLLLTEVIAGAGEAAGLPAGSIQLIPLTDRESARELMRLRTYVDVLIPRGGAGLIRTVVEESTVPVIETGVGNCHTYVDASADLEMAEKIVINAKTQRPGVCNAMETMLVHEAVAEEFLPRAAAALRERGVTLRGCERTRAILPGIEAASEQDWYEEYLDLILAVKVVSSLHEAIEHINNYGSRHSEAIVTRDLEAARRFTAEVDSADVYVNASTRFTDGGQFGLGAEIGISTQKLHARGPMSLRELTSSKFVIYGEGQVRP; this is encoded by the coding sequence ATGGGCCTTATCGAGGAGATGGGAGCCAGGGCGAAGGCCGCGTCCAGGGAGCTCTGCCTCATGGACGCTGATACCAAGAACCGCGCCCTGGAGGAGATGGCGCGCGCCCTCCTCGCCAGGAGCGGGGACATCCTGACCGCCAACCGCGAGGACCTGGAGGCGGGGCGGGAGTCGGGCATGAGCGAAGCGCTCGTCGACCGCCTGACCCTGACGGAGAAGAGGATCGAGGACATGGCGCGGGGCCTGCGCGAGGTGGCGGCCCTCACCGACCCCGTGGGGGAGGTCATCGACGGCTGGAGGCTCCCCAACGGGCTCGAGATCCGTAAGGTGCGCGTCCCCCTGGGGGTGGTGGGGATCATCTACGAGGCGCGCCCCAACGTGACCGTGGACGCCGCGGGCCTGTGCGTGAAATCCGGGAACGCGGTCATCCTGCGCGGCAGCTCCTCCGCCATCCGCTCCAACCTCCTGCTCACCGAGGTCATAGCGGGGGCGGGGGAGGCGGCGGGCCTGCCCGCGGGTTCCATCCAGCTCATCCCCCTCACCGACCGCGAGTCGGCCAGGGAGCTCATGCGGTTGCGCACGTACGTGGACGTGCTCATCCCACGCGGCGGGGCCGGGCTCATCCGCACCGTGGTGGAGGAGAGCACGGTGCCGGTCATCGAGACGGGGGTGGGCAACTGCCATACCTACGTGGACGCCAGCGCGGACCTGGAGATGGCGGAGAAGATCGTCATCAACGCCAAGACGCAGCGCCCCGGGGTATGCAACGCCATGGAGACCATGCTGGTGCACGAGGCGGTGGCGGAGGAGTTCCTGCCCCGCGCCGCGGCGGCCCTGCGGGAGCGGGGAGTGACCCTGAGGGGATGCGAGCGCACGCGCGCCATATTACCGGGGATCGAGGCGGCCTCGGAGCAGGACTGGTACGAGGAGTATCTGGACCTCATCCTGGCGGTGAAGGTGGTCTCCTCGCTGCACGAGGCCATAGAGCACATCAACAACTACGGGTCGCGCCATTCCGAGGCCATCGTGACCCGCGACCTGGAAGCGGCGCGGCGCTTCACCGCGGAGGTGGACTCGGCGGACGTGTACGTCAACGCCAGCACACGGTTCACCGACGGAGGCCAGTTCGGGCTGGGGGCGGAGATCGGCATCTCCACCCAGAAGCTGCACGCCCGCGGGCCCATGAGCCTGCGCGAGCTCACCTCCAGCAAGTTCGTGATCTACGGGGAAGGACAGGTGAGGCCCTGA
- a CDS encoding AMP-binding protein: protein MDYPWFKEYRLFGVPETLEPYPDEPTHFFLDQAAVTCPRLGCVQLGLEMSYAEVKEHADRLASALAAMGVEKGDRVATLLPTSIQFVVADAGISKAGAVHVPCSFLEPPDTLAHKFGESSPKALICLYEHLAMAEDLREHMGAPNLIITELEDYSSSPPRHGGVAGAYWLTEVIEQARPLPPAIAFEPARDLETLLFTGGTTGLPKGCMLTHRNIVANALQNIAIFGPVTRILEGNVSAILGLPFFHSYGHCIMHTMIGGLRANMLIVPDPRDTKAMVAMVKKYHPVLQFGVPTQFMKLLSEDLKGTHIIGISGSAALPPNVQEEFEKTSGGFVSEGYGLSELSPVTHFNVSTNIRIMGGRERVPLMNKLLFNRFNVAFMRAQARLLGPARYGHLFSTIIGLMTRFAGGGKKARQVEKRATIGIPLPDTVVKVVEVDSGAPLSFEELYRDGKVGEMLLQGPQRMLGYWPEPGRGLDEEGFVHTGDVVKMDENGYFSIVDRTKDMAIVSGYKVYTREVDDILYEHPATAMAATIGVPDPEREGSERIKVFVQLKEEYKGKVSEEDYLEYLRGKVAKYAVPRSVVFLDEMPLTEVFKVNKKYLREMEIGAGSEA, encoded by the coding sequence ATGGATTACCCATGGTTCAAGGAGTACAGGCTCTTCGGGGTTCCCGAGACCCTTGAGCCCTATCCGGACGAGCCCACGCACTTCTTCCTGGACCAGGCGGCGGTGACATGCCCGCGCCTGGGATGCGTGCAGCTCGGCCTGGAGATGAGCTACGCGGAGGTCAAGGAACACGCCGACCGCCTCGCCAGCGCGCTGGCGGCCATGGGGGTGGAGAAGGGCGACCGGGTGGCGACGCTCCTACCCACCTCCATCCAGTTCGTGGTGGCGGACGCGGGGATATCGAAGGCCGGGGCGGTGCACGTGCCGTGCAGTTTCCTGGAGCCCCCTGACACCCTAGCCCACAAGTTCGGGGAGAGCTCGCCCAAAGCCCTCATCTGCCTGTACGAGCATCTTGCCATGGCCGAAGATTTGCGCGAGCACATGGGGGCCCCCAACCTCATCATCACCGAACTGGAAGATTATTCCTCAAGCCCGCCCCGGCACGGCGGCGTGGCCGGCGCGTACTGGCTGACGGAGGTGATCGAGCAGGCCCGGCCGTTGCCCCCCGCCATCGCCTTCGAGCCGGCGCGGGACCTGGAGACGCTGCTCTTCACCGGGGGGACCACCGGGCTTCCCAAGGGGTGCATGCTCACCCATCGCAACATCGTGGCCAACGCTCTGCAGAACATCGCCATCTTCGGGCCCGTGACCAGGATCCTGGAGGGAAACGTCTCGGCGATCCTTGGGCTGCCTTTTTTCCACAGCTACGGACACTGCATCATGCACACCATGATCGGGGGGCTGCGCGCCAACATGCTCATCGTCCCCGATCCTCGGGATACCAAAGCCATGGTGGCGATGGTGAAGAAATACCACCCCGTGCTGCAGTTCGGGGTGCCCACCCAGTTCATGAAACTGCTCAGCGAGGATCTCAAGGGCACCCACATCATCGGCATCTCCGGGTCGGCGGCCCTGCCGCCCAACGTGCAGGAGGAGTTCGAGAAGACCAGCGGCGGGTTCGTCTCCGAGGGCTACGGGCTTTCCGAGCTCTCTCCCGTCACCCACTTCAACGTCTCCACCAACATCCGCATCATGGGCGGGCGCGAGAGGGTCCCCCTCATGAACAAGCTCCTCTTCAACCGCTTCAACGTCGCCTTCATGAGGGCCCAGGCCAGGCTGCTGGGGCCGGCGAGGTACGGGCACCTGTTCAGCACCATCATAGGGCTCATGACCAGGTTCGCGGGCGGCGGGAAGAAGGCGCGCCAGGTGGAGAAACGCGCCACCATCGGCATCCCCCTCCCGGACACGGTGGTGAAGGTGGTGGAGGTGGACAGCGGCGCCCCCCTCTCCTTCGAGGAGCTCTACCGCGACGGCAAGGTGGGGGAGATGCTCCTGCAGGGACCCCAGCGCATGCTCGGCTACTGGCCGGAGCCCGGCCGGGGCCTGGACGAGGAGGGCTTCGTGCACACCGGCGATGTGGTGAAGATGGACGAGAACGGCTATTTCTCCATCGTCGACCGCACCAAGGACATGGCCATCGTCTCCGGTTACAAGGTCTATACCCGCGAGGTGGACGACATCCTCTACGAGCACCCCGCCACGGCCATGGCCGCCACCATCGGGGTGCCGGACCCGGAGCGCGAGGGGAGCGAGCGCATCAAGGTCTTCGTGCAGCTCAAGGAGGAATACAAGGGGAAGGTGAGCGAGGAGGACTACCTGGAGTACCTGAGGGGCAAGGTGGCCAAGTACGCCGTGCCCCGCTCCGTGGTCTTCCTGGACGAGATGCCCCTCACCGAGGTCTT
- a CDS encoding nicotinate-nucleotide adenylyltransferase: protein MGRLRRRRIGVMGGTFDPIHTGHLVTAEEALHQFGLDEVLFIPSGHPPHKEDRESLDPESRYLMAVIATADNPRFRVSRMELERPGPSYTIDTVRELRRLYGPGTDIFFITGADAILEILTWKDPEKLLREARFIAATRPGYDLKRLEDALPEAEKERHAEDPRVLVMEIPALAISSTDIRERVREGRPVTYLVPKGVREFIEKNGFYR, encoded by the coding sequence ATGGGGAGGCTGCGGAGAAGGCGCATCGGGGTGATGGGGGGCACCTTCGACCCCATACACACCGGCCATCTGGTGACGGCGGAGGAGGCGCTGCACCAGTTCGGGCTGGACGAGGTGCTGTTCATCCCCAGCGGGCATCCGCCGCACAAGGAGGACCGCGAGAGCCTGGACCCGGAGAGCAGGTACCTCATGGCGGTGATCGCCACCGCCGACAACCCCCGCTTCCGGGTGTCGCGCATGGAGCTGGAGCGCCCCGGTCCCTCCTACACCATAGACACGGTGAGGGAGCTGCGGCGACTTTACGGTCCCGGCACCGACATCTTCTTCATCACCGGCGCCGACGCCATCCTGGAGATACTCACCTGGAAGGACCCGGAAAAGCTCCTGCGGGAGGCCAGGTTCATCGCCGCCACCCGCCCGGGGTATGACCTGAAGAGACTGGAAGACGCCCTGCCGGAGGCGGAGAAGGAGAGGCACGCCGAAGACCCGCGCGTGCTGGTGATGGAGATCCCCGCCCTCGCCATCTCCTCCACCGATATCCGCGAGAGGGTAAGGGAGGGGAGGCCCGTAACCTACCTGGTGCCGAAGGGGGTCAGGGAGTTCATAGAGAAGAACGGGTTCTATCGTTGA
- the rsfS gene encoding ribosome silencing factor: MDMREVMVLTDYFVICSGNTDRQVGSIREAVEERLAAMGHKPARREGERHRRWVLLDYVDVVVHVFRAEERAYYEIERLWKDAPLVEWEEETGKAATSR; the protein is encoded by the coding sequence ATGGACATGCGGGAGGTGATGGTCCTCACCGATTATTTCGTCATCTGCAGCGGCAACACCGACCGTCAGGTGGGGAGCATCCGCGAGGCGGTGGAGGAGAGGCTCGCCGCCATGGGACACAAGCCGGCCCGGCGCGAGGGGGAACGGCACCGCAGGTGGGTGCTCCTGGATTACGTCGACGTGGTGGTGCACGTCTTCCGCGCGGAGGAACGCGCCTACTACGAGATCGAGAGGCTTTGGAAGGACGCCCCCCTGGTGGAGTGGGAAGAGGAGACGGGAAAGGCCGCGACGTCGCGCTGA
- a CDS encoding LytR C-terminal domain-containing protein, producing MRRKGEAEAPESAVKVRPSRVKRRREAETRRRRRAVIIIALAVGLTLALGAALDIPYINLARVAGAKLGELLSSSPGETGEAGPSYLFLTHPRNGSRLEGDVSVLLALYADRMEGEEGRTVLGLALFTYSTATGAGEVYIVPEDSVAYDASGRETDLRRALREDNGDDLLIGTVSNLAGEEVDYLVEVEFWEAVRVFQGLRPPPLLMGEDTVLVNSMNGESDFLARGQEVRDTDRLLLWLLGADETDRREAYARRGERARLYLEELREERGGQAEGLLSEEAAEGLKMRPSTASWQGDREYLLSMLRAFLELEEGDLVVRAVPRVEVLNGCGLPDLGKKVGERLLSLGVPLAGTGGNAKINVDGEEVNDFTHQESVIIYRSEAAKVAAYARYLGVLLSVKEVRFETGAGPEVVLIAGRDLAAP from the coding sequence TTGAGAAGGAAAGGGGAAGCGGAGGCGCCCGAGAGCGCGGTCAAGGTCAGGCCCTCGCGGGTAAAGAGGCGGCGGGAGGCGGAGACGAGGAGAAGGCGCCGCGCCGTCATCATCATCGCCCTGGCGGTGGGGCTGACCCTGGCGCTGGGCGCCGCGCTGGACATCCCCTACATAAACCTAGCACGGGTGGCGGGCGCGAAGCTGGGCGAGCTCCTCTCCTCTTCCCCCGGGGAGACGGGGGAGGCCGGGCCCTCGTACCTTTTTCTCACCCATCCCCGGAACGGGAGCCGTCTGGAGGGCGACGTATCGGTGCTCCTGGCCCTCTATGCGGACAGGATGGAGGGCGAGGAGGGGCGCACCGTGTTGGGGCTGGCCCTCTTCACCTATTCGACGGCCACGGGAGCGGGGGAGGTGTACATCGTGCCCGAGGACTCCGTGGCCTACGACGCATCCGGGAGGGAGACCGACCTGCGGAGGGCGCTGCGCGAGGATAACGGAGACGACCTCCTCATCGGCACGGTGTCCAACCTCGCGGGCGAGGAGGTCGACTACCTGGTGGAGGTGGAGTTCTGGGAGGCGGTGAGGGTCTTCCAGGGGCTGCGGCCTCCCCCCTTGCTCATGGGCGAGGACACGGTACTGGTGAACTCCATGAACGGGGAGAGCGATTTCCTGGCGCGGGGCCAGGAGGTGAGGGATACCGACCGCCTCTTGTTGTGGCTCCTGGGAGCGGACGAGACGGATCGCAGGGAGGCCTACGCGAGGCGCGGGGAACGCGCTCGCCTCTACCTAGAGGAGCTCCGGGAGGAGAGGGGCGGGCAGGCGGAAGGGCTTCTCTCCGAAGAGGCTGCGGAGGGGTTGAAGATGAGGCCCTCCACCGCCTCGTGGCAGGGCGACCGGGAGTACCTCCTCTCCATGCTGCGGGCCTTCCTGGAACTGGAAGAGGGAGACCTGGTGGTGCGTGCGGTGCCGCGGGTGGAGGTGCTGAACGGGTGCGGCCTCCCGGACCTGGGCAAGAAGGTGGGGGAGAGGCTTCTCTCCCTGGGGGTCCCCCTGGCGGGGACGGGCGGAAACGCCAAGATCAACGTGGACGGAGAGGAGGTCAACGACTTCACCCACCAGGAAAGCGTGATCATCTACCGCAGCGAGGCCGCCAAAGTAGCCGCCTATGCCCGCTATCTGGGGGTCCTGCTCTCCGTGAAGGAGGTCAGGTTCGAGACGGGAGCAGGTCCGGAGGTGGTCCTCATCGCGGGGAGGGACCTCGCCGCGCCATGA